A window of Metabacillus sp. B2-18 contains these coding sequences:
- a CDS encoding SE1832 family protein has product MSSQDIQQIIDELKMEYIRVQGDIEKLEATGHSTEKLESKLLELEEELSKIRTQLKNS; this is encoded by the coding sequence ATGAGTTCACAAGACATTCAACAAATAATCGATGAACTGAAAATGGAATATATACGAGTGCAGGGAGATATTGAGAAATTAGAAGCAACAGGACACTCAACCGAAAAGCTTGAGAGTAAGTTACTTGAACTTGAGGAAGAACTATCAAAAATTCGTACTCAACTAAAAAATAGTTAA
- a CDS encoding YesL family protein translates to MSGLMGGLNRVFEWIMRLSVINILWILFNLPICYLLFSILFATDQSSMFLFLLTIAVLAPFIFFPATTAMFGVVRKWVMGDLDVPLLKSYWKYYKDNYLRSLTGGIILTFIWVVWGADFFFFAKMNIIISSFFLVGFLFLFLMTVFFFSNTVHSELKLFTSIKNSFFLTMVYPLINLMVLVSSAIILYMSIGVFTFLIPFFMGTLIAYVSFAAYFHKLEKIHDKTSEAQK, encoded by the coding sequence ATGAGTGGTTTAATGGGTGGACTAAATCGTGTGTTTGAATGGATTATGCGTTTGTCCGTTATTAATATACTTTGGATTTTGTTTAATCTACCAATTTGTTATTTACTTTTCTCTATACTTTTTGCTACAGATCAATCGTCTATGTTCTTGTTTTTATTAACTATTGCAGTGTTGGCACCTTTTATCTTTTTCCCTGCAACAACGGCAATGTTTGGTGTAGTTCGTAAATGGGTGATGGGTGATCTTGATGTACCATTACTAAAATCGTATTGGAAATATTATAAAGACAACTATCTGAGAAGCTTAACAGGAGGAATAATCTTAACCTTTATCTGGGTAGTATGGGGAGCGGATTTTTTCTTTTTTGCTAAGATGAATATTATTATAAGTTCGTTTTTTTTAGTAGGCTTTTTATTTTTGTTTTTAATGACAGTGTTTTTCTTCTCAAACACTGTGCATTCCGAGTTAAAGCTATTTACAAGTATTAAGAATTCATTCTTTCTCACCATGGTTTATCCATTAATTAATTTAATGGTTTTAGTATCTAGCGCAATTATTCTTTATATGAGCATTGGAGTTTTTACATTCCTTATCCCATTTTTCATGGGAACACTTATCGCGTATGTATCATTTGCTGCTTATTTTCATAAGCTTGAGAAAATACATGATAAGACTTCAGAAGCTCAAAAATAA